The Paraburkholderia sp. PREW-6R genomic interval GGCTATGCTGCGCCGCCGCACCGGTTCCGGAACCCGCGGGAAAACGCATGACGAGCGGCACGGACACCTCGCCGCCCAGCATGAAGCGCATTTTTGCGGCCTGATTGACGATCTGCTCCATCGCGAGCGTCGCGAAATCGGAGAACTGGAATTCGTAGATCGGCCGCAGTCCGGTCATTGCCGCCCCGACTGCGATTCCCGCCCCGCCCAGTTCCGAGATCGGCGTATCCATCACACGGTCTGCGCCGAAACGTTCGACCAGATCGCCCGTCACCTGAAACGCGCCGCCATACACGCCGATGTCCTCGCCCATCAGGAACACGCGCTCATCGCGTTCCATTGCGATCGCCATGCCTTCCTGAATGGCCTGCGCATAGGTGAGCTCGCGTGGTCGAACCGCGGCCGTCGTCGTCGCCGCCGTCGTCGCCGTCGCGGCAGGCGCTTTAGCGGTTGTCATTGTTTCCATCATTTGACGTCTCCGGCGAATGGACCCGACGCAATGGATTCGCTGTACACGTAGCGTGTCAGGTCGGCGGGCGCAGGCGATGCACTCGCCTGCGCGAATGCGATGCCTTCCTCGATCTGGGCTTCGACCTCGTCGCGCATCGCGGCGAGCGCGGCTTCGTCGAGCAATCCGTAGTGCAGCAGCACCTGCTCGAATCGCACGATCGGGTCGCGCCCGCTCCACTCCTCGATTTCGTCACGCGTGCGGTAGCGGTTCCGGTCGCTCTTCGAGTGGCCGCGCAGACGGTACGTCTCGCATTCGACAAGCGTCGGCCCTTCACCTTTGCGGGCTCGTGCGATAGCCTGTTCGCTCGCGTCGAGGACATCCACGAAGCTGTTGCCGTCGACGGTCACGCCCGGCATGTCGTAAGCAACCGCGCGTTGCGCGACGTGCGCGACGGCCGTGGACCGCTCGACGGACATCGACATGCCGTACCGGTTGTTCTCACACACGAAGATCACCGGCAGCTTCCAGATCGCCGCAAAGTTCAGCGATTCGTGAAACGCGCCTTCGTTGTTCGCGCCGTCGCCGAAGAAGCACATGACGACCGAATCCTTTTTCTGACGCTTGACCGATAGCGCCGCGCCGACCGCGATCGGCATGCCGCCGCCGACAATCCCGTTCGCGCCGAGATTGCCACGCCTGACGTCGGCGATATGCATCGAGCCGCCACGCCCACGGCAATAGCCGGTCTCCTTGCCGAAGAACTCCGCGAACATCCGTTTCGGATCCGCGCCTTTGCCGATGCAGTGGCCGTGTCCGCGATGGGTCGAGGTAATGTAGTCGGCATCGGTCAACGCGA includes:
- a CDS encoding thiamine pyrophosphate-dependent dehydrogenase E1 component subunit alpha is translated as MNEVVEPSVSLPAALPAVLGRHEPATLREALRKMILVRRFEESAEQAYMRGFIHGTMHLSIGQEASAIGATFALTDADYITSTHRGHGHCIGKGADPKRMFAEFFGKETGYCRGRGGSMHIADVRRGNLGANGIVGGGMPIAVGAALSVKRQKKDSVVMCFFGDGANNEGAFHESLNFAAIWKLPVIFVCENNRYGMSMSVERSTAVAHVAQRAVAYDMPGVTVDGNSFVDVLDASEQAIARARKGEGPTLVECETYRLRGHSKSDRNRYRTRDEIEEWSGRDPIVRFEQVLLHYGLLDEAALAAMRDEVEAQIEEGIAFAQASASPAPADLTRYVYSESIASGPFAGDVK